In a single window of the Balaenoptera acutorostrata chromosome 3, mBalAcu1.1, whole genome shotgun sequence genome:
- the GTF2A2 gene encoding transcription initiation factor IIA subunit 2 has protein sequence MAYQLYRNTTLGNSLQESLDELIQSQQITPQLALQVLLQFDKAINSALAQRVRNRVNFRGSLNTYRFCDNVWTFVLNDVEFREVTELIKVDKVKIVACDGKNTGSNTTE, from the exons ATGGCATATCAGTTGTACAGAAAcaccactttgggaaacagtctTCAGGAGAGCCTCGATGAGCTTATACAG tctcaACAGATTACCCCCCAACTTGCCCTTCAAGTTCTACTTCAGTTTGATAAGGCTATAAATTCAGCGTTGGCACAGAGGGTCAGGAACAGAGTCAATTTCAGG ggcTCTCTAAATACATACAGATTCTGCGATAATGTGTGGACTTTTGTATTGAATGATGTTGAATTCAGAGAGGTGACAGAACTTATTAAAGTGGATAAAGTGAAAATTGTAGCCTGTGATGGTAAAA ATACTGGCTCCAATACTACAgaatga